The following proteins come from a genomic window of Desmospora profundinema:
- the kynA gene encoding tryptophan 2,3-dioxygenase, producing MNEEKETNDPNWESGIHTDFSKDMTYGDYLQLDKILDSQRLLSGHHDEMLFIIIHQATELWMKLILHEIDAAVRSIRSQELEPAFKMLARVSRIQEQLIQSWGVLSTLTPSEYMEFRDRLGHSSGFQSYQNRLIEFHLGHKNPRVLEVFRHQPELYRRLETVLHSPSLYDVSIQALAQRGLPVDESRLQRDWSRDYEAHPSVEEAWLQVYRDVETHWDLYELAEKLVDIEDRQQQWRYNHMKTVERIIGHKTGTGGSSGVGYLKRVLDHRFFPELWSLRTRL from the coding sequence ATGAACGAAGAGAAAGAAACCAACGATCCCAATTGGGAGTCCGGGATCCATACGGACTTCTCCAAAGATATGACGTATGGGGATTACCTGCAATTGGACAAAATCCTGGACAGCCAGCGGCTGCTGTCGGGTCATCACGATGAAATGCTGTTTATTATCATCCATCAAGCGACGGAATTGTGGATGAAACTGATTCTGCATGAAATAGACGCAGCCGTCCGATCCATCCGCAGTCAGGAGTTGGAGCCGGCGTTTAAGATGCTGGCACGGGTGTCCCGCATTCAGGAACAGCTGATTCAGTCCTGGGGAGTGTTGTCTACGCTAACCCCATCCGAATATATGGAATTCCGGGACCGGTTGGGTCATTCGTCCGGTTTTCAGTCGTACCAAAATCGCCTGATCGAATTTCATCTGGGCCACAAAAACCCGCGCGTGTTGGAGGTGTTTCGCCACCAGCCGGAGCTGTACCGGCGGTTGGAGACGGTGCTTCATTCCCCCAGCTTATATGATGTCTCCATCCAAGCATTGGCTCAGCGGGGATTGCCTGTGGATGAATCCCGCCTTCAGCGTGATTGGAGCCGGGATTATGAGGCCCATCCCAGTGTGGAGGAAGCGTGGCTCCAGGTATATCGGGATGTGGAGACCCATTGGGATCTGTATGAGTTGGCGGAGAAGCTAGTGGATATCGAAGACCGGCAGCAGCAGTGGCGTTACAATCACATGAAAACGGTGGAGCGGATTATCGGGCATAAGACGGGCACCGGCGGCTCCAGCGGTGTGGGTTATTTAAAGCGGGTGCTGGATCACCGCTTTTTCCCGGAATTGTGGAGTCTGCGGACACGTCTGTAG
- the kynU gene encoding kynureninase encodes MSGMDEQKKKAEAWDREDPLSRFREEFYLTEGQIYLDGNSLGLLSKRAEKEVFHTLGSWRKHGVDGWTGGESPWFTLSERLGAMTAPLVGADAQEVVATGSTTVNLHQLLATFYRPEGSRTRILADALNFPSDIYAMQSHIRLHGLDPSEHLIRVTSEDGHTLNEETIIEAMTDEVALVVLSAVLYRSGQLLDMERLTRAARERGIRIGWDLCHSIGAVPHRLTEWGADFAFWCNYKYLNSGPGGVGGLFVHQRHHGRIPGLAGWFGSDKAVQFDMAHRFTPAADAGAFQIGTPHVLSLAPLQGSLELFHEAGMERIREKSLRLTRFLMELVETQLAGLGFAIVNPRDDARRGGHVALAHQEAVRIAHALKDHGVIPDFRSPDIVRLAPVALYNSYLDVWEAVRRLKRIMEEKDYERFEKKRGVVA; translated from the coding sequence ATGAGTGGAATGGATGAACAGAAGAAAAAGGCGGAGGCCTGGGACCGGGAGGATCCCCTCAGCCGTTTTCGGGAGGAGTTTTATCTTACCGAAGGACAGATCTACCTGGACGGCAACTCCCTGGGTCTGTTGTCCAAGCGTGCGGAAAAAGAGGTATTTCATACCCTGGGAAGCTGGCGGAAGCATGGGGTGGACGGTTGGACGGGGGGCGAGTCTCCCTGGTTTACGCTGTCGGAGCGCTTAGGTGCGATGACGGCTCCCCTGGTGGGAGCCGATGCGCAGGAAGTGGTGGCGACGGGTTCCACTACGGTAAACTTGCATCAGCTTTTGGCCACTTTTTACCGGCCGGAGGGATCGCGTACCCGTATTCTGGCGGACGCGCTCAATTTTCCCTCGGATATCTATGCGATGCAAAGTCATATCCGCCTCCATGGATTGGATCCGTCGGAGCATCTGATTCGAGTGACCAGCGAAGACGGTCATACCTTGAATGAGGAGACGATCATCGAGGCGATGACCGACGAGGTAGCACTGGTGGTGTTGTCGGCGGTGTTGTATCGGAGCGGTCAGCTGTTGGATATGGAACGGTTGACACGTGCCGCCCGTGAACGGGGAATTCGAATCGGCTGGGATTTGTGTCATTCCATCGGGGCGGTGCCCCACCGGCTGACGGAGTGGGGGGCGGATTTCGCCTTTTGGTGCAACTACAAATATCTGAACAGCGGACCCGGAGGGGTGGGCGGACTTTTTGTCCATCAGCGCCACCACGGACGCATACCGGGGCTGGCCGGCTGGTTCGGGTCGGATAAGGCGGTTCAGTTTGACATGGCCCACCGCTTCACCCCTGCCGCCGATGCCGGTGCTTTCCAGATCGGCACGCCCCACGTGTTGAGTCTGGCTCCCTTGCAAGGCTCGCTGGAACTGTTTCATGAAGCGGGAATGGAACGGATCCGCGAAAAGTCGCTTCGACTCACCCGTTTCCTGATGGAACTGGTAGAGACGCAATTGGCCGGGTTGGGCTTTGCCATCGTCAACCCGCGGGATGACGCCCGCCGCGGCGGCCATGTGGCATTGGCACATCAAGAGGCGGTACGGATCGCTCATGCCTTGAAAGATCACGGCGTCATTCCCGATTTCCGTTCGCCGGACATTGTCCGTTTGGCACCGGTGGCGCTGTATAACTCCTATTTGGATGTATGGGAAGCGGTACGGCGCCTGAAGCGGATCATGGAGGAGAAAGATTACGAACGGTTTGAGAAAAAGCGGGGGGTGGTGGCGTGA
- the kynB gene encoding arylformamidase, which produces MSGWIDISQFLDEGVPVWPGDTPFSYRLTWTKEESGSVNVGQVAMSTHTGTHIDAPFHFDEEGKRVGELDLAVYAGPAKVLDREGIGWIGPETLAGEEITGVERILIRTGAWKDRSRFPKAIPPVDPALAPWLKQRGIRLLGLDLPSVDPLDSKDLPAHHALARHGVHILEGVVLDEVQAGTYELVAFPLPLKQADGSPVRAALRPL; this is translated from the coding sequence GTGAGCGGCTGGATCGACATCTCCCAGTTCCTTGACGAGGGGGTGCCCGTCTGGCCCGGCGATACCCCGTTTTCTTACCGGTTGACGTGGACCAAGGAAGAAAGCGGCTCCGTCAATGTGGGCCAGGTGGCCATGAGCACCCATACCGGTACCCATATCGATGCGCCGTTTCATTTTGATGAGGAAGGAAAACGAGTGGGGGAATTGGACCTGGCTGTATACGCAGGTCCTGCCAAGGTGCTGGATCGGGAAGGAATCGGTTGGATCGGCCCCGAAACGCTGGCCGGCGAGGAAATCACCGGTGTGGAACGGATCCTGATCCGAACCGGCGCATGGAAGGATCGCTCCCGTTTTCCGAAAGCGATCCCCCCTGTGGATCCCGCCTTGGCACCCTGGTTGAAACAACGGGGAATCCGGCTGTTGGGCTTGGATCTGCCTTCGGTGGATCCTCTGGACAGCAAGGATTTGCCTGCCCACCACGCGCTGGCCCGCCATGGGGTGCATATCTTGGAAGGGGTGGTTTTGGACGAGGTCCAAGCGGGCACCTATGAGCTGGTTGCCTTCC